A region of Paenibacillus sp. 37 DNA encodes the following proteins:
- a CDS encoding ubiquinol-cytochrome c reductase iron-sulfur subunit, producing the protein MSSEHDHEASLKLPSRMEMSRRQFLTYTLGGATAYMAAGAILPMVRFAVDPILQHKGEGTSVKVAEISKITNEPQEFTFELKQQDGWYLSNASLVAWIRKDEQGKIYALSPICKHLGCTVGWNSDKQYPDEYHCPCHGAHYDKEGKNLAVAPKPLDEYVVKEEQGWVYLGDIVPNTRVN; encoded by the coding sequence ATGAGCAGTGAGCATGACCACGAAGCTTCATTGAAATTGCCAAGCCGCATGGAGATGTCACGCAGGCAGTTCTTGACGTACACGCTTGGTGGAGCTACAGCCTACATGGCCGCCGGTGCAATCCTTCCTATGGTCCGTTTTGCGGTGGACCCGATTTTGCAACATAAGGGAGAAGGCACCTCTGTCAAAGTAGCTGAAATCAGCAAAATTACGAATGAGCCTCAAGAATTCACCTTTGAACTTAAACAACAGGATGGTTGGTATCTGAGTAATGCATCGTTAGTGGCGTGGATTCGCAAAGACGAGCAGGGTAAAATTTATGCACTCTCACCTATCTGTAAACATCTGGGATGTACAGTAGGCTGGAATAGTGACAAGCAGTACCCTGACGAGTATCATTGCCCCTGCCATGGCGCGCACTATGACAAGGAAGGGAAGAATCTTGCCGTAGCCCCCAAACCGCTGGATGAGTACGTAGTCAAGGAAGAGCAGGGTTGGGTATATCTGGGCGACATTGTTCCGAACACCCGAGTGAATTAG
- the qcrB gene encoding menaquinol-cytochrome c reductase cytochrome b subunit codes for MFKNVYDWIDERLDITPIWRDVADHEVPEHVNPAHHFSAFVYCFGGLTFFITVIQILSGMFLTMYYVPDIINAYASVEYLQTKVAFGQIVRGMHHWGASLVIVMMFLHTMRVFFTGSYKAPREMNWVVGMLIFFVMLGLGLTGYLLPWDNKAYFATKVTLEIANTVPWLGPIIKEFLQGGTIVGAQTLTRFFALHVFFLPAVLLVLLVGHFIMIRRQGISGPL; via the coding sequence ATGTTTAAAAATGTCTATGACTGGATTGACGAGCGTCTCGACATCACGCCAATCTGGCGGGACGTTGCGGATCATGAAGTTCCAGAGCATGTAAATCCGGCTCATCACTTTTCCGCATTCGTGTACTGCTTTGGTGGATTGACGTTCTTTATTACTGTTATTCAGATTTTGTCAGGCATGTTCCTGACCATGTATTACGTACCTGATATTATCAATGCCTACGCAAGTGTGGAGTATCTGCAGACCAAAGTAGCCTTCGGCCAAATTGTTCGCGGCATGCACCACTGGGGAGCCAGTCTGGTTATCGTAATGATGTTCTTACATACGATGCGTGTGTTCTTTACAGGCTCTTACAAGGCACCGCGTGAAATGAACTGGGTTGTCGGCATGCTGATCTTTTTCGTCATGTTGGGCCTGGGGCTGACAGGGTACTTGTTGCCATGGGATAACAAAGCCTATTTTGCAACAAAAGTAACACTGGAGATTGCCAATACGGTTCCTTGGCTGGGACCGATTATTAAAGAATTCCTGCAAGGCGGTACGATTGTTGGTGCACAGACACTAACCCGATTCTTTGCCCTGCACGTATTCTTCCTCCCCGCTGTGCTTCTGGTGCTTCTGGTCGGACACTTTATCATGATCCGCAGACAGGGCATTTCGGGACCACTATAA
- a CDS encoding DUF2487 family protein, with translation MKFSEMTQDSWAELQLYLDTCLIPYTAISGEQSPVEATEALERLRDFLDLVEIPFKGRIMTYPAFHYANSELSMTLNSLSAQLKSSGFKYVVIMTSDGHLDGMDIPAADLVLSRSVLTHEVGEEGIARFVGEKIRELWKK, from the coding sequence TTGAAATTCAGTGAGATGACTCAAGACAGCTGGGCTGAACTGCAACTCTATCTGGATACATGCCTTATTCCATACACAGCTATTAGCGGTGAGCAGTCGCCAGTTGAAGCTACCGAGGCATTGGAGCGGCTGAGAGATTTTCTGGATCTGGTCGAAATTCCTTTCAAAGGGAGAATCATGACTTATCCAGCCTTTCATTATGCTAATTCGGAATTGTCAATGACATTAAATTCCTTGTCCGCACAGCTTAAATCTTCAGGATTCAAATATGTGGTTATTATGACATCAGATGGTCATTTAGATGGCATGGACATTCCAGCTGCTGATCTGGTTTTGAGTCGGTCCGTCTTAACTCATGAGGTTGGAGAAGAAGGGATTGCGAGATTTGTAGGGGAAAAGATACGAGAGTTGTGGAAAAAATAG
- a CDS encoding gamma carbonic anhydrase family protein, producing MIIPYKGLQPQLHPSVYMAEGAKLIGDLRMGEGSSVWFNAVLRADLAPIIIGKRCNIQDNVVGHVNTDQPLIVGDDVSVGHTAIIHGCSIGTGSLIGMGAILLNGADIGEYTLIGAGSVVTENSKIPPYTLALGTPAKVIRELTDADLERMSRTSLGYVTKGKEYRSS from the coding sequence ATGATAATTCCATACAAAGGTCTACAACCTCAGTTACACCCTTCAGTATATATGGCTGAAGGTGCAAAACTGATCGGTGATTTGAGAATGGGAGAAGGGTCTTCCGTCTGGTTCAATGCAGTCCTGCGGGCTGATTTGGCTCCTATTATCATTGGAAAGCGCTGTAATATTCAAGATAACGTTGTCGGGCATGTCAATACTGATCAACCTTTGATTGTGGGAGATGATGTCTCAGTAGGACATACAGCGATCATTCATGGTTGTTCTATTGGAACAGGATCATTAATCGGCATGGGCGCCATTCTGCTGAATGGAGCCGATATTGGCGAATATACGCTGATTGGAGCCGGTTCTGTTGTTACTGAGAATAGTAAAATTCCGCCCTATACTCTTGCTTTGGGGACACCTGCCAAAGTGATACGTGAGCTGACTGATGCCGATCTGGAGCGGATGTCCAGAACTTCACTGGGTTATGTTACCAAAGGAAAAGAATATAGGAGCTCTTAA
- a CDS encoding IDEAL domain-containing protein, with translation MDKMKVTYEVMLGLAAEMVWDEALRKQRSEKLYLEIDKALATGDEVAFRSLTDELRAIN, from the coding sequence TTGGATAAAATGAAAGTTACGTATGAAGTCATGTTGGGGCTGGCAGCTGAGATGGTTTGGGACGAAGCGCTTCGCAAACAGCGCAGCGAGAAGCTCTATTTGGAAATCGATAAAGCGTTAGCTACCGGAGACGAAGTAGCTTTCCGGAGTCTGACGGATGAACTGAGGGCCATAAACTGA
- a CDS encoding menaquinol-cytochrome c reductase cytochrome b/c subunit, translated as MAHGHKKDDEEKVIFVGDSRVRKGAGFITPPDYTAYPGKSEAFIPNFLLKEWMVGVVVLVGILVLTISEPAPLGYPANPSASVIPMPDWYFLFLYQYLKYPYASGDYVLLGVLGVSGVAFGALLLAPFLDTGKERRFYKRPIASSLMILSVISVFYLTNVAWTHYEHELEASGQKPEHIQREEEALERREQGLPPVSNAPGQQEEVAIVEQDDPAMETYKKAGCIGCHAADMKGASGPSLRGVGDKHSQEEILTIIKEGYNEMPAMYDQAIAQGVTDEEITHLTEWLAKQKAEQ; from the coding sequence ATGGCTCACGGACATAAGAAGGATGATGAGGAAAAGGTTATCTTTGTCGGTGATTCACGGGTCCGTAAAGGGGCGGGATTTATTACCCCGCCTGATTACACGGCGTATCCCGGCAAATCAGAAGCCTTTATTCCCAACTTCCTGCTGAAAGAATGGATGGTTGGTGTCGTTGTATTGGTGGGGATTCTGGTACTAACGATCTCAGAACCTGCACCTTTGGGGTATCCGGCCAATCCAAGCGCATCCGTTATACCCATGCCGGACTGGTACTTCCTTTTTCTGTATCAGTACTTGAAGTATCCATACGCATCGGGCGATTACGTTCTGCTCGGGGTACTGGGAGTCAGCGGAGTCGCTTTTGGAGCTTTGCTGCTGGCACCATTCCTGGACACAGGTAAGGAGAGGCGTTTCTATAAACGCCCCATTGCTTCATCACTGATGATTTTGTCGGTCATTTCTGTATTCTATCTGACGAATGTAGCGTGGACACATTACGAGCATGAGTTGGAAGCAAGTGGACAGAAGCCTGAGCATATTCAACGTGAAGAAGAAGCACTGGAGAGGCGTGAACAGGGGCTCCCACCAGTTTCCAACGCACCCGGACAGCAAGAGGAAGTTGCGATCGTGGAGCAGGATGATCCTGCAATGGAAACGTACAAGAAGGCCGGTTGTATTGGCTGCCATGCGGCTGATATGAAGGGCGCAAGTGGACCTTCACTTCGGGGTGTGGGTGACAAGCACAGTCAGGAAGAGATTCTGACTATTATCAAAGAAGGTTATAACGAGATGCCTGCGATGTACGATCAAGCGATTGCTCAAGGTGTAACGGATGAAGAGATTACTCATCTGACCGAATGGCTTGCGAAACAGAAAGCAGAACAGTAA
- a CDS encoding DUF1405 domain-containing protein, producing the protein MALSYFWSREFLTNRYFLWLLFWCNAVGTVYGYIWYGEQMKLTLAEQPVWQIVFVPDSPTASLFFTLALLWVLYPPRSIIIKRIGHVIQALAVVTSVKYGVWAVSIIFAGWMQGGTQHWQDWMLIASHSAMAIEALIYVRFFGFRWASLVVAGLWTLLNDTMDYTYDIYPWLPASLYDHVDGVRNFTFGLTLVSILCAWLALRQAKRT; encoded by the coding sequence GTGGCTTTATCGTATTTCTGGAGTAGGGAATTTCTGACCAATCGTTATTTCCTGTGGCTATTATTTTGGTGTAATGCGGTAGGAACGGTATACGGATACATCTGGTACGGGGAGCAAATGAAATTGACGCTGGCGGAGCAGCCGGTGTGGCAGATCGTATTTGTGCCAGATAGTCCAACAGCGAGTTTGTTTTTTACTTTAGCATTGTTATGGGTCTTGTACCCACCACGGTCCATCATTATCAAACGGATCGGACATGTGATTCAGGCGCTTGCCGTGGTCACATCTGTGAAATATGGCGTGTGGGCCGTATCCATTATTTTCGCTGGCTGGATGCAAGGTGGTACACAGCACTGGCAAGACTGGATGTTGATTGCTTCGCATAGTGCGATGGCCATTGAAGCTCTTATTTATGTACGCTTTTTCGGCTTCCGCTGGGCTTCCCTTGTCGTTGCAGGTCTCTGGACACTATTGAATGATACGATGGATTATACATATGATATTTACCCTTGGTTACCCGCATCCCTCTATGATCATGTAGATGGTGTGCGTAATTTCACATTCGGACTGACACTGGTAAGCATTCTGTGCGCGTGGCTGGCTTTAAGACAAGCGAAACGAACCTAA
- a CDS encoding histidine phosphatase family protein: MRIGLIRHGLTDWNAAGRIQGQTDIPLNGEGREQAERLGRRLLKEEYQWDYIITSGLSRAQETGEIISKLLNVPLLEPDARLKERAFGQIEGLTSEERVARWGQAWETLDLGQEQIADIQIRALAFLEDLWSAYPDQNVLIVTHGAFLANLLTALFKDRYTERIGNLSLTILEKERDDWSPLLYNCTRHLSLDTAKQPK, translated from the coding sequence GTGCGAATCGGGCTTATTCGTCACGGTCTTACAGACTGGAATGCGGCGGGCCGTATACAGGGTCAGACGGATATTCCTCTGAATGGAGAAGGTCGTGAACAGGCAGAGCGCCTGGGAAGACGTCTGCTGAAGGAAGAATACCAATGGGACTATATCATCACAAGTGGATTATCGCGGGCACAGGAAACAGGGGAGATTATCTCCAAGCTGTTGAATGTACCTTTGCTTGAGCCGGACGCACGGTTGAAAGAAAGGGCTTTTGGTCAGATTGAAGGTCTGACTTCAGAAGAACGGGTTGCCCGTTGGGGCCAAGCCTGGGAGACATTGGACTTGGGACAGGAGCAGATAGCGGATATCCAGATTCGTGCACTGGCGTTTCTGGAAGATCTATGGTCTGCCTATCCGGACCAAAACGTACTCATTGTCACTCACGGAGCTTTCTTAGCCAACCTGTTAACAGCCTTGTTTAAAGATCGGTATACAGAACGGATTGGAAACCTGTCACTGACGATCCTGGAAAAGGAACGTGATGACTGGAGTCCGCTGTTGTATAATTGCACACGACATCTGTCTTTGGACACAGCGAAACAACCTAAGTAA